The Silvanigrella paludirubra genome includes a window with the following:
- the nrfD gene encoding NrfD/PsrC family molybdoenzyme membrane anchor subunit yields MEHSVELQGRDPVDRRPALVTGKDPSFHMVTQSVASLAGRKAGPGWHITFFLSTLGVVLLFVSLGYLFWEGIGVWGNNNRVDWAWDITNFVFWIEIAHAGTLISAILLLFRQKWRTSINRLAEGMTIFAVMAAAIFPAVHIGRPWFAYWLFPFPNQMSMWTNFKSPLEWDVFAVNTYLSIGIIFWFVGMIPDFATLRDQAKSKIGKFAYGLVALGWTGSARQWVNYERACILLAGIATPAVFSTAGIVSLDFATSILPGWHATIFPPYFIAGAIFSGFCLCLNLLIMVRSIFNFKDLVTDRHIDICARFILFTSIIMAYVYVIEFFTIFYSGNPYEKFWNWNRINGPYGWAYWAMVILNIAIPQTFWIKKFRQNIIWLFIAAILINIGMWLERFVLIVTTLSRTFLPSSWGYFIPSFWDISLFIGSIGLFFHLFCLFVRYLPMINMSEVKSVMPQADPHLKPDLTSFKK; encoded by the coding sequence ATGGAACATTCGGTTGAACTTCAGGGCAGAGATCCAGTAGATAGAAGGCCTGCTCTTGTTACAGGAAAAGATCCTTCTTTTCATATGGTAACACAATCAGTAGCCTCTCTCGCCGGTCGCAAAGCAGGGCCAGGCTGGCATATTACATTTTTCCTTTCGACACTAGGAGTCGTTCTTTTATTCGTTTCTCTTGGATATCTTTTTTGGGAAGGTATTGGTGTTTGGGGAAATAATAACAGAGTGGACTGGGCATGGGATATCACCAACTTTGTTTTTTGGATTGAAATTGCTCACGCTGGTACACTTATTTCTGCAATTCTTCTCTTGTTTCGTCAAAAATGGCGTACATCGATTAATAGACTTGCAGAAGGTATGACTATTTTTGCTGTTATGGCTGCCGCTATTTTCCCAGCTGTACATATTGGTAGACCTTGGTTTGCTTATTGGTTATTTCCTTTTCCAAATCAAATGTCCATGTGGACAAACTTTAAGAGCCCTCTTGAATGGGACGTTTTTGCAGTTAACACTTATTTAAGTATTGGTATCATTTTCTGGTTTGTTGGAATGATTCCCGATTTTGCAACCCTACGCGATCAAGCAAAATCTAAAATAGGAAAATTTGCTTACGGATTAGTAGCTCTTGGTTGGACAGGTTCTGCTCGGCAATGGGTTAACTATGAAAGAGCTTGTATTCTACTTGCCGGAATTGCAACACCTGCCGTATTCTCAACTGCGGGCATTGTTTCCTTAGACTTTGCGACTTCCATTCTTCCTGGTTGGCATGCAACTATCTTTCCTCCTTATTTTATTGCTGGCGCAATTTTCTCAGGATTTTGTCTTTGTTTAAATTTACTTATTATGGTTCGTTCAATATTTAATTTTAAAGACTTAGTTACTGACAGACATATAGATATCTGTGCTCGCTTTATATTATTTACAAGCATCATTATGGCTTATGTTTATGTAATCGAGTTTTTTACTATTTTTTATAGTGGCAACCCTTATGAAAAATTTTGGAACTGGAACCGTATCAACGGACCTTATGGCTGGGCATACTGGGCAATGGTCATTTTAAATATCGCTATTCCACAAACATTTTGGATTAAAAAATTCCGCCAAAATATAATTTGGTTATTTATTGCTGCCATTTTAATTAATATTGGAATGTGGCTTGAGCGTTTTGTGCTTATTGTTACTACTTTAAGCCGTACCTTTTTACCAAGTTCTTGGGGCTATTTTATTCCATCTTTCTGGGATATTTCTTTATTTATTGGATCAATTGGACTATTTTTCCATTTATTCTGTTTATTTGTTCGTTACCTTCCTATGATCAATATGTCGGAAGTGAAATCTGTTATGCCTCAAGCAGATCCACATTTAAAACCTGATTTAACTTCATTCAAAAAATAA
- a CDS encoding transporter substrate-binding domain-containing protein — translation MKILNIIKLKLILVLNLISLSSFPQEGNSLEKIKNTKVIKVCTAGGFIPFSVNTKEGWVGFDIDMVKGYAEYLNAKLEVIDYHFDGIIPALNTKKCDLIASGMTITADRKKSVLFSEPYFKDGLSYLYRKNNVKFEKIKDISMLNDEQYKIGVRVGYTSDFYVTKNLSKAKILKFNETADIINALRNNKIDAIVTDTNNTKILQKKFNDIFEYKNTNVQNEYFGVAVRLKDDELLHSFNDYLNFWKKSGQYEKDYEKNFISLTKNK, via the coding sequence ATGAAAATATTAAATATAATAAAATTAAAATTAATTCTTGTTTTAAACTTAATTTCTTTAAGTTCGTTTCCGCAAGAAGGAAATTCGTTAGAAAAAATTAAAAACACTAAAGTCATTAAAGTATGTACTGCAGGGGGCTTTATACCCTTTTCTGTAAATACAAAAGAAGGCTGGGTAGGTTTTGATATAGATATGGTGAAAGGCTATGCTGAATATTTAAATGCAAAACTAGAAGTAATTGATTACCACTTTGATGGAATAATACCCGCTTTAAATACAAAAAAATGTGACTTAATTGCTTCAGGAATGACAATCACAGCGGATCGTAAAAAATCAGTACTATTTAGTGAGCCCTATTTTAAAGATGGTCTTAGTTATTTATATAGAAAAAATAATGTAAAATTTGAAAAAATTAAAGATATTTCAATGCTAAATGATGAGCAATATAAAATTGGAGTTCGTGTTGGCTATACTAGTGATTTTTATGTGACTAAAAACCTTTCTAAAGCAAAAATATTAAAATTTAATGAAACTGCTGATATTATAAATGCTTTAAGAAATAATAAAATAGATGCCATTGTTACTGACACAAATAATACAAAAATACTTCAAAAGAAATTTAATGATATTTTTGAATATAAAAATACAAATGTTCAAAATGAATATTTTGGTGTTGCAGTCCGTTTAAAAGATGATGAATTGCTTCATTCATTTAATGATTATTTAAATTTTTGGAAAAAATCAGGTCAGTATGAAAAAGATTATGAGAAAAATTTTATTAGTCTAACTAAAAATAAATAG
- the argH gene encoding argininosuccinate lyase, with protein MNIASTQQLWGGRFKKPLDKKTVKFNASILFDQKLAMQDILGSQVHAEMLGVQGIITLEESQILIKGLENIKQKIIDQKVEFTEEAEDIHMNIELLLLKEVGDVAKKLHTARSRNDQVALDLRLYLREEILNIKNQIQSLLVTLKNLSQQNKNTMLPGYTHLQRAQPISLEKYFGAYSSMFERDLSRLEDCFKRMNFSPLGAGAIAGTTLPIDRIFVAQKLNFSGIIQNTLDAVSDRDFVIEFISTSSILITHLSRFCEDIIVWATEEFGFIKLDDAFATGSSLMPNKKNPDIPELIRGKTGRVFGHLFGILTIMKALPIGYNKDLQEDKEGLFDTVDTIKNCLEIFIPFIESLQFQKEIMKKSTVDSYIWSTHLLEELVKSGVAFRQAHELIGNLVIYCLESNKYFKNLTKEECDKISAFIYPSLIQLKII; from the coding sequence ATGAATATAGCTTCTACACAACAATTATGGGGTGGCAGATTTAAAAAGCCACTTGATAAAAAAACAGTAAAATTCAATGCTTCCATTCTTTTTGATCAAAAGCTTGCCATGCAGGACATATTAGGAAGTCAGGTCCATGCGGAAATGTTAGGGGTTCAAGGGATTATAACTTTGGAAGAATCTCAAATCCTTATTAAGGGACTAGAGAATATAAAACAAAAAATAATTGATCAAAAGGTTGAATTTACAGAAGAAGCTGAAGATATTCATATGAATATTGAATTGCTGCTTTTAAAAGAAGTAGGCGATGTCGCAAAAAAGCTCCACACGGCTAGAAGTCGTAATGATCAAGTTGCCTTGGATCTTCGGCTTTATTTAAGAGAAGAAATTTTAAATATAAAAAATCAAATTCAATCTTTATTAGTTACGTTAAAAAATTTAAGTCAACAAAACAAAAATACCATGCTGCCTGGTTATACTCATTTGCAAAGAGCCCAGCCTATTTCTCTAGAAAAATATTTTGGAGCTTATTCTTCCATGTTTGAGAGAGATTTAAGCCGTTTAGAAGATTGTTTTAAAAGGATGAACTTCTCTCCTTTGGGAGCAGGGGCTATAGCAGGAACTACATTACCAATAGATAGAATTTTTGTAGCACAGAAACTTAATTTTAGTGGAATTATACAAAATACTTTAGATGCAGTTAGTGATAGAGATTTTGTCATAGAATTTATATCTACTTCAAGTATATTAATAACTCATTTATCACGTTTTTGTGAAGATATTATTGTTTGGGCAACGGAAGAATTTGGTTTTATTAAATTAGATGATGCTTTTGCCACAGGTTCCTCTTTAATGCCGAATAAAAAAAATCCAGATATTCCCGAATTAATTCGTGGTAAAACGGGAAGAGTATTTGGGCATTTATTTGGAATTTTAACTATTATGAAAGCTTTACCTATAGGTTATAATAAAGATCTTCAAGAAGATAAAGAAGGTTTGTTTGATACAGTTGATACCATAAAAAATTGTTTGGAAATATTTATTCCATTTATAGAATCTCTTCAGTTTCAAAAAGAAATTATGAAAAAATCGACTGTAGATAGCTATATTTGGTCTACACATTTGCTTGAAGAGCTTGTTAAATCTGGTGTTGCTTTTCGTCAAGCTCATGAGCTAATCGGAAATTTAGTAATTTATTGTTTAGAAAGTAACAAATATTTTAAAAACTTAACAAAAGAAGAGTGTGATAAAATTTCAGCATTTATATATCCCTCTTTAATTCAATTAAAAATAATTTAA
- a CDS encoding MFS transporter, whose amino-acid sequence MIQNKYFSFFLLLLAESIERFSYFFVSFVLIFYMMTNIENGGLEFSQESAMNIGGYFSFGILVFPLIMAPMIDKYLGYFKAAIYGGIALSVGYLFAFLSGYLSVYFIVGALIMIVVGSAFIKPSISVLVGKLSNFSSISHDLGYILYVISVSAASMGSAYFSAKLINKYFTYMPFFVISFFCMLLFTFIIYYLNKNIKLNDHNERSEKITKKTSYFLAGAMLFCLFIGASTTISSKIFSFPNTLSFWLTSLFSILFLLFVCLKFLKTNIKMLYVILISSFFIIFLMVNLFIRNLGDISPILPGIFSSFDMLQNFFIFPIVLSIIAKYSPTGAQATMQSLAFFLFSLSTILVKNILPLSSITGSKLILILALLIIMITAAFVRYVYKVKE is encoded by the coding sequence ATGATACAAAATAAATATTTCTCATTTTTTTTGTTACTTCTTGCAGAATCTATCGAACGATTCTCATATTTTTTCGTTTCATTTGTTCTTATATTTTATATGATGACAAATATTGAAAATGGAGGTCTGGAATTTTCTCAGGAAAGTGCCATGAATATAGGAGGATATTTTTCTTTTGGCATTCTTGTTTTCCCTTTAATTATGGCGCCTATGATAGATAAATATTTAGGGTATTTTAAAGCTGCAATTTATGGTGGAATCGCTTTATCAGTAGGGTATTTATTTGCTTTTTTGTCTGGATATTTATCCGTTTATTTTATTGTTGGCGCTTTAATTATGATAGTTGTTGGTTCTGCATTTATAAAACCAAGTATAAGCGTATTAGTCGGAAAGTTATCAAATTTTTCATCTATATCTCATGATTTAGGCTATATTTTATATGTTATTTCAGTAAGTGCAGCTTCAATGGGCTCAGCGTATTTTTCGGCGAAATTAATAAATAAATATTTTACTTATATGCCGTTTTTTGTAATTTCTTTTTTTTGTATGCTTTTGTTTACATTTATAATTTATTACTTAAATAAAAATATAAAATTAAATGATCATAATGAGAGAAGTGAAAAAATAACTAAAAAAACCTCTTATTTTCTTGCTGGAGCTATGTTATTTTGTCTTTTCATTGGAGCTTCAACTACCATTTCCTCTAAAATATTTTCCTTTCCAAACACGTTATCATTTTGGTTAACATCTTTATTTTCTATTTTATTTCTTTTATTTGTGTGTTTAAAGTTTTTAAAAACAAACATCAAAATGTTATATGTAATTTTGATCAGCTCCTTTTTTATCATTTTTTTAATGGTTAATCTTTTTATTAGAAATTTAGGTGATATTTCTCCTATTCTTCCAGGAATATTTTCATCATTTGATATGTTGCAAAACTTTTTTATTTTCCCAATCGTGCTTTCCATCATAGCTAAATATTCACCAACCGGTGCTCAGGCAACAATGCAATCGTTAGCTTTTTTTCTTTTCAGTTTATCAACTATTTTAGTGAAAAATATACTTCCGCTATCTTCTATTACAGGTAGTAAATTGATTTTAATTTTAGCATTGTTAATTATTATGATTACAGCAGCTTTTGTTAGATATGTATATAAAGTTAAAGAATAA
- a CDS encoding RelA/SpoT family protein: MGSDNIKTSLPNEEEAPSQSSNTPTEDIEKIANDAYLSLKEKCLQYLDFSLETTLFKAFRFAHNLHAGQRRKSGEPYIIHPLAVAEILAEFKMDETSLIAAILHDVVEDTHVSVEEVSKEFGEPVAALVEGLTKLAKVQFRSSQEKMAENFRKMIVAMSRDIRVIIVKLADRTHNMRTLRALNLEKRQRIAEETLEIYAPLAGRLGMYKIKAELEDLCLRELKPSVYYSLIARVAQKKTERDKIIEQAREHLDSRLKEANINAKVYGRAKHFYSIYRKMSDKQIEFEDIYDLFALRVIVNTPNECYETLGIIHNIYRPVPGRFKDFIAMPKANLYQSLHTTIVAAKGELLEVQIRTAQMHHIAENGIAAHWAYKEKRKDPNNTQLNPADFEKFKWLKQIVRHQKELSDPDEFLEAVKVDLFDEEVYVFSPKGDVFELRKGSTCLDFAFAIHTDLGLKTTGAKINGRIATLRTRLHSGDVIELLVGNKVRATKDWLNFTTTTKARNKIRAWLRSEERTNSKQIGQNLLEEELSKSSSSFEKLQKIGVFQEIHRYFSVGGYEDFILQIGYGKIDAKSAVQKLLSVLQIPKVVETATSAEPQKTMQQEFQEIRTVQEALKQRQGKNRAGGEDAVRVQGMTGIVVRMARCCEPLPGQPIVGFVSRSRGVTVHAASCQWALSNDPARRVDCSWNIISSTVHNVRVRITAHDKPGILAAITKMVSSSQINIAGMECFTNPQKRAVILLKLELTDIHQLKDIHQKIEAVDGVIYVERTMG, encoded by the coding sequence ATGGGATCTGATAATATTAAAACATCTCTTCCAAATGAGGAAGAAGCGCCGTCTCAATCTTCTAATACTCCCACTGAAGATATAGAAAAAATTGCGAATGATGCCTATCTTTCTTTGAAAGAAAAATGTCTGCAATATTTAGATTTCTCTTTGGAAACAACTTTATTTAAAGCGTTTCGTTTTGCCCATAATCTGCATGCAGGCCAAAGACGAAAAAGTGGTGAACCTTATATTATTCATCCATTAGCAGTTGCCGAAATTTTAGCTGAATTTAAAATGGATGAAACCTCTTTAATTGCCGCCATATTACATGATGTTGTTGAAGATACTCACGTTTCTGTTGAAGAGGTTTCAAAAGAGTTTGGTGAGCCTGTTGCCGCCTTAGTGGAAGGTTTAACTAAGTTAGCAAAAGTCCAATTTCGTTCTTCACAAGAAAAAATGGCAGAAAATTTTAGAAAGATGATAGTTGCTATGTCTAGGGACATAAGAGTTATTATCGTAAAACTTGCTGATCGTACTCATAATATGAGAACATTAAGGGCATTAAATTTAGAAAAAAGACAGCGTATTGCTGAGGAAACTCTTGAAATATACGCCCCATTAGCGGGGCGCCTCGGTATGTACAAAATAAAAGCAGAGTTAGAAGATCTTTGTTTAAGAGAGCTAAAACCATCGGTTTATTACAGCCTAATTGCTAGAGTTGCCCAAAAAAAGACGGAACGTGATAAAATAATTGAGCAAGCAAGAGAACATCTTGATTCAAGATTAAAAGAAGCAAATATTAATGCAAAAGTATATGGGCGAGCAAAACATTTTTATTCAATTTATAGAAAAATGTCAGACAAGCAAATTGAATTTGAAGATATTTACGATCTATTTGCCTTACGTGTTATCGTAAATACTCCAAATGAATGTTATGAAACATTAGGAATTATTCATAATATCTACCGACCTGTGCCAGGGCGATTTAAAGACTTTATCGCTATGCCAAAAGCCAATTTGTACCAAAGTTTACATACAACCATTGTTGCTGCCAAAGGTGAGTTGCTTGAGGTTCAAATAAGAACAGCTCAAATGCATCATATTGCAGAAAACGGGATCGCAGCACACTGGGCATATAAAGAAAAAAGAAAAGATCCAAACAATACACAGTTAAATCCCGCTGATTTTGAAAAATTTAAATGGTTAAAACAAATTGTAAGACATCAAAAAGAACTTTCAGATCCGGATGAGTTTCTTGAAGCGGTTAAAGTCGATCTTTTTGATGAAGAAGTTTACGTCTTTTCTCCAAAAGGTGATGTTTTTGAATTACGCAAAGGGTCTACTTGCCTTGATTTTGCTTTTGCCATTCATACAGATTTAGGTTTAAAAACCACAGGCGCAAAAATTAATGGCCGAATTGCTACATTAAGAACCCGTCTGCATAGTGGTGATGTAATTGAACTGTTGGTTGGAAATAAAGTAAGAGCGACCAAAGATTGGTTAAACTTTACTACAACAACAAAAGCTAGAAATAAAATTAGAGCTTGGCTACGCAGCGAAGAAAGAACAAATTCAAAACAAATTGGACAAAATTTATTGGAAGAAGAACTATCAAAAAGCTCTTCTAGTTTTGAAAAACTTCAAAAAATTGGGGTTTTTCAGGAAATTCATAGATACTTTAGCGTCGGTGGTTACGAAGATTTTATTTTGCAAATTGGCTATGGTAAAATAGATGCAAAATCAGCTGTTCAAAAATTATTGTCTGTATTGCAAATTCCAAAAGTGGTTGAGACAGCAACGTCTGCAGAACCTCAAAAAACAATGCAACAAGAGTTTCAAGAAATTAGAACGGTTCAAGAAGCCTTAAAACAAAGACAGGGTAAAAATAGAGCAGGCGGTGAAGATGCCGTTCGTGTTCAGGGCATGACAGGAATTGTAGTGCGTATGGCTCGTTGTTGTGAACCTTTACCAGGCCAACCTATCGTAGGTTTTGTTTCTCGTAGCCGAGGTGTTACCGTTCACGCTGCTAGTTGTCAGTGGGCATTATCAAATGACCCTGCAAGACGTGTTGATTGTTCTTGGAATATTATTTCTTCTACAGTTCATAATGTGAGAGTAAGGATAACAGCACATGATAAACCTGGAATTCTAGCTGCCATTACTAAAATGGTTTCATCTTCGCAAATTAATATTGCAGGTATGGAATGTTTTACAAACCCTCAAAAAAGAGCCGTTATTCTTTTAAAACTTGAATTAACAGATATTCATCAGTTAAAAGATATTCATCAAAAAATTGAAGCTGTAGATGGTGTTATTTATGTAGAAAGAACAATGGGATGA
- a CDS encoding KpsF/GutQ family sugar-phosphate isomerase produces MINSVIESAIKRTDHFSQALLWYNHTLKNNAQFQKSFLLITNELVACARANSSLKQVFFIAVGKSAQVAQLAVSMLVSVGIVARFVHPTEAFHGDLGVVGKEDTVILISNNGKSSELLQLLPGLQERNVKIFVLTSKEDSPLAKSANHVLLIPPFEEMCPLSQAPVTSTVTSLALCQLFVAASVEIRNYPIEEYAKNHPGGAIGKRIFLKADNLMVQGDELPLVGKDDLFKSVISVFTKYSKAAVLVVENKKFLGLISEKDLRKAMEKHGAHVFDLKASEFMNKNPSVIQPGLLAIDVLKIMCSKNPPFNLMPVVDNNGNAVGLVRMLDFVAAGVTL; encoded by the coding sequence ATGATAAATTCTGTGATTGAGAGTGCAATAAAAAGAACCGATCATTTTTCTCAAGCTTTATTATGGTATAATCATACTTTAAAAAATAATGCTCAATTTCAAAAAAGTTTTTTATTAATAACAAATGAGCTTGTTGCCTGTGCAAGAGCAAATAGTTCATTAAAACAAGTTTTTTTTATTGCTGTGGGAAAATCAGCTCAAGTTGCTCAACTTGCCGTTTCTATGCTTGTAAGTGTAGGAATTGTTGCGCGCTTTGTTCATCCAACAGAAGCTTTTCATGGTGATCTAGGTGTTGTTGGAAAAGAAGATACTGTTATTTTAATATCTAACAATGGAAAAAGTAGCGAACTTTTACAGCTTTTACCTGGTCTACAAGAACGAAATGTTAAAATATTTGTTTTAACCTCAAAAGAAGATTCTCCTTTAGCAAAATCAGCAAATCATGTGTTACTTATTCCTCCTTTTGAAGAAATGTGTCCATTGAGTCAAGCTCCCGTAACAAGTACTGTTACTTCTCTTGCTTTATGCCAGCTTTTTGTTGCTGCTTCAGTAGAAATTCGTAATTATCCAATTGAAGAATATGCAAAAAATCATCCTGGTGGAGCGATTGGAAAAAGAATATTTTTAAAAGCAGATAATCTTATGGTTCAAGGAGATGAATTGCCCTTAGTTGGAAAAGACGATCTTTTTAAATCGGTGATTTCTGTATTTACAAAATATTCTAAAGCAGCTGTTTTGGTGGTTGAAAATAAAAAATTCTTAGGTCTTATTTCAGAAAAAGATCTTAGAAAGGCAATGGAAAAACATGGAGCTCATGTTTTTGATTTAAAAGCATCGGAATTTATGAATAAAAATCCTTCCGTAATTCAGCCAGGTTTGCTAGCTATCGATGTTTTAAAAATAATGTGTTCTAAAAATCCACCATTTAATCTAATGCCAGTAGTAGATAATAATGGAAATGCTGTAGGCCTTGTTCGTATGCTTGATTTTGTTGCTGCAGGAGTTACTTTATAA
- a CDS encoding SseB family protein, which produces MVLKNLFGKKDQSKKFENPTLNGNQTDTIEETQASDSAQQQNEPTPALHLENALVENARNDTPETRAKVYQELLFSDLLLALADTGAPSAAVNEATVAAENPSVNVAILSNSQGVQFSAAFTSAAAARRWRAEGGQYVSIRGQDVFKLLEPSPAEVIVVNPGSAPFVVLNKVEYKQLAMGIVPQTQRSPVQVNVSNEQASSAQAPSEGMQIAFPPDAFNDVQKQHALKILAEFENIEAAALGAILPPNAPQDSGWLRTVFLRVVGLEENQEQVQSFCLSVRDSMRKDNEYFIETQFEVGVMPDPSFWVAMHQNNFILLDKNPPQIPAVDNSIKD; this is translated from the coding sequence ATGGTGTTAAAAAATTTATTTGGAAAAAAAGATCAAAGTAAAAAGTTTGAAAATCCAACTTTAAATGGAAATCAAACAGATACAATTGAAGAAACCCAGGCTTCTGATTCAGCTCAGCAACAAAATGAACCAACTCCTGCTTTGCATTTGGAAAACGCACTAGTAGAAAATGCAAGGAATGACACGCCAGAAACAAGAGCAAAAGTATACCAAGAACTTTTATTCTCTGATCTTTTATTAGCTCTTGCAGATACGGGTGCTCCAAGTGCAGCTGTAAACGAAGCTACTGTTGCTGCAGAAAATCCAAGTGTGAATGTCGCTATTTTATCAAATTCGCAAGGTGTTCAATTTTCAGCCGCTTTTACAAGTGCTGCGGCTGCTCGTAGATGGCGTGCAGAAGGGGGACAATATGTTTCCATACGTGGACAAGATGTTTTTAAATTATTAGAACCAAGTCCTGCCGAAGTGATTGTTGTGAACCCTGGAAGTGCCCCATTTGTTGTTCTAAATAAAGTTGAATATAAACAGCTTGCTATGGGAATTGTTCCTCAAACCCAAAGAAGCCCTGTTCAGGTAAACGTTTCTAATGAACAGGCTAGCTCTGCTCAAGCCCCATCTGAAGGAATGCAAATCGCTTTTCCACCAGATGCGTTTAATGATGTCCAAAAACAACATGCTTTAAAAATATTAGCAGAATTTGAAAATATCGAAGCTGCTGCATTAGGAGCTATTCTTCCTCCAAATGCCCCACAAGATTCAGGTTGGTTGCGCACTGTATTTTTAAGAGTTGTTGGTTTAGAAGAAAATCAAGAACAAGTGCAAAGTTTTTGCTTAAGCGTCCGCGATTCTATGCGCAAAGATAATGAATATTTTATTGAAACTCAGTTTGAAGTAGGTGTAATGCCTGATCCTTCCTTTTGGGTTGCCATGCACCAAAATAATTTTATCTTATTAGACAAAAATCCACCTCAAATTCCTGCTGTTGATAATTCAATTAAAGACTAA
- the mazG gene encoding nucleoside triphosphate pyrophosphohydrolase gives MNLNSNNEVVFQKNNFSKRYQLAKLSLDFADTIAKLRAPDGCPWDKEQTLTSLKSYLIEESYEAIDALNSFDAIPSEKQIKNYYSELGDVLLQVYLNAQVAHDENLFCLNDVISSINKKMIQRHPHVFQKNDSTIQNTDDVLKQWDKIKEKENIDNPKQNDSLLKKALKKRALPTLNFGVEVSKRAKKVGFSWNTLEEVFQDVISEVKELQYEIEQNEKNIEKIEDEIGDVVYALCNVVQFFKETNEGAKHFDFDLIARAAIDKFINRFKEMERICLEMETPLTETSVKNISLEQWNDLWKQAKKRRYR, from the coding sequence ATAAATTTAAATTCTAATAATGAAGTTGTATTTCAAAAAAATAATTTCTCAAAACGTTATCAATTAGCTAAATTATCTTTAGATTTTGCAGATACAATTGCCAAATTAAGAGCACCAGACGGATGTCCTTGGGACAAAGAGCAAACATTAACTTCTTTAAAAAGTTATTTGATTGAAGAATCTTATGAGGCAATTGATGCCTTAAATTCGTTTGATGCTATTCCTTCTGAAAAACAAATTAAAAATTATTATAGCGAATTAGGTGATGTTCTTTTACAAGTTTATTTAAATGCACAAGTAGCTCATGATGAAAATTTATTTTGCTTAAATGATGTTATTTCTAGTATAAATAAAAAAATGATTCAAAGACATCCTCATGTATTTCAAAAAAATGATTCTACAATTCAAAATACAGACGACGTGTTAAAACAATGGGATAAAATCAAAGAAAAAGAAAATATAGATAACCCAAAACAAAATGATTCTTTATTAAAAAAAGCTCTTAAAAAAAGAGCATTGCCAACATTAAACTTTGGAGTAGAAGTTTCAAAAAGAGCAAAAAAAGTTGGATTTAGCTGGAATACTTTAGAAGAAGTGTTTCAAGATGTTATTTCTGAAGTGAAAGAACTTCAATATGAGATTGAGCAAAACGAGAAAAATATAGAAAAAATTGAAGATGAAATTGGTGATGTTGTTTATGCTTTGTGTAACGTAGTTCAGTTTTTTAAAGAAACAAATGAAGGGGCAAAACATTTTGACTTTGATCTTATCGCTCGAGCTGCTATAGATAAATTTATCAATAGATTTAAAGAGATGGAGAGAATTTGTCTAGAAATGGAAACTCCATTAACGGAAACCTCAGTAAAAAATATCTCTCTTGAGCAGTGGAATGATCTTTGGAAGCAAGCTAAAAAAAGGCGATATAGGTGA